Proteins from a single region of Aerococcus viridans:
- a CDS encoding FtsX-like permease family protein has product MKMKNRKIWLDGFREIKNTLGRFLALLLIIALGTGFFVGIRAAAPDMIQVADKYFNQTNLEDMSIQSTMGLDEDDLALLEDVGDIVYEPYAYVDRQIATSHDLVRFYPNFNETSDINQFDVQEGRLPEAADEVAIDNQLANEKNYQIGQKISLTDLGANSEDDESGAPALLGETFNIVGYVNSPLQISNVSRGATALGDGQLNGFAVVTPEAINGDIYTSIAIDVTSVDDFEAYSDEYNQVIADKQSEIEDVFAYRPSEVYNQIVSEAESEISSGQAEIDSAWSELASGESELNKAQSEIDDNQSQLDQQESQIESQLPEGVSLAQAGMSSVAAQLEAGQASLDSAQSELNQARSDYESESQKAKESLSSAEADIADVESTVADLDEPTYTINDRSGVSGYTAWENNADNMATIGQAFPIIFFLIAALVSFTNMQRMVTEQRVQIGTYKALGYSPRTIQTKYIMYASVAAILGLVIGISIGNYLFPNIIVSAFSNTVALPGMIYTWQIVDISIAVGISLLTTVVPAWLTTRTTLNEKTARLLQPVTGKNGQHIFLERFKGFWSRLSFQGKITWRNIFLYKGRNLMTIIGVAGCAMLIVTGFGLSDSISGLPNEQFNQVKMYDGSLSLNMDAGQEDRDQVVTDLSDNGDVENVLPVTRDVLMTNDESITQQIVSVMAFDSESNYQDYFQMQELDTESQMTLPEDGVLITAKLASLLGVQAGDTVTLVDTNNDPYEFSVKGVITNYLGHEIYMTDAYYQEVFGEESENNTALVQFDSGLSTSGQSTIFDQVKEEAGVIGTSLNASQITDFEETLSALDLVTVVLIISAGGLAFIVLYSLTNINVSERMHELATVKVLGFRSLEVSMYVYRETLFLTMVGIIIGNFLGYGLLSYILNTVAIDQVFFPIVIQWQSYLYASLITLAFSIVVMIFMHYKLKKVEMVSALKEED; this is encoded by the coding sequence ATGAAAATGAAGAATAGAAAAATATGGTTAGACGGCTTTCGCGAGATTAAGAATACCCTGGGGCGGTTTTTAGCGCTCTTGTTGATTATCGCCTTGGGAACAGGGTTCTTCGTGGGTATCCGTGCTGCTGCACCGGACATGATCCAGGTTGCAGACAAGTATTTTAACCAAACCAACTTAGAAGATATGTCTATTCAGTCGACTATGGGGCTAGACGAGGATGATTTAGCTTTACTGGAAGACGTGGGAGATATCGTGTATGAACCCTATGCCTATGTTGACCGTCAGATTGCTACGAGTCATGATTTAGTCCGTTTCTATCCAAACTTCAATGAAACATCAGATATCAACCAATTTGATGTCCAAGAAGGGCGGTTACCTGAAGCGGCCGATGAAGTCGCCATTGATAACCAATTAGCCAATGAGAAAAACTACCAAATTGGTCAAAAGATCAGTTTAACTGATTTAGGCGCTAATTCAGAAGACGATGAAAGTGGTGCGCCAGCTCTTTTAGGTGAGACTTTTAACATTGTCGGCTACGTGAATTCACCCCTGCAAATTTCAAATGTTAGCCGCGGGGCGACAGCACTTGGAGACGGGCAATTAAACGGTTTTGCGGTGGTTACACCTGAAGCGATTAATGGGGATATTTATACCAGTATCGCCATTGACGTGACCTCTGTGGATGACTTTGAGGCCTATTCAGACGAATACAATCAAGTCATCGCAGATAAGCAATCAGAAATTGAAGACGTATTCGCCTACCGACCAAGTGAAGTCTATAACCAGATTGTATCTGAAGCCGAATCAGAAATTTCATCTGGACAAGCGGAAATTGACTCAGCTTGGTCTGAATTGGCGTCTGGCGAAAGTGAATTAAACAAAGCGCAATCAGAAATTGATGACAACCAAAGTCAACTAGACCAACAAGAAAGTCAAATTGAGTCGCAACTACCTGAAGGCGTATCCTTAGCTCAAGCTGGCATGTCTAGTGTGGCCGCTCAATTAGAAGCTGGTCAAGCAAGTCTTGATTCAGCTCAAAGTGAGTTAAACCAAGCAAGAAGTGATTATGAAAGTGAAAGTCAGAAAGCTAAAGAATCCTTATCTAGCGCTGAAGCAGATATTGCAGACGTTGAATCAACAGTGGCTGATTTAGATGAACCGACTTATACGATTAATGACCGTTCTGGCGTCTCAGGCTATACCGCTTGGGAAAATAATGCGGATAACATGGCGACAATTGGCCAAGCCTTCCCAATTATTTTCTTCCTGATTGCAGCTTTAGTTTCCTTTACCAACATGCAACGGATGGTAACAGAGCAGCGGGTTCAAATCGGGACTTACAAGGCCTTAGGTTATAGCCCGCGTACGATTCAAACCAAATACATTATGTATGCAAGTGTGGCAGCTATTTTAGGGCTGGTCATCGGTATTTCAATCGGTAACTATCTATTCCCGAATATCATTGTGTCTGCCTTCTCTAATACCGTGGCCTTACCTGGCATGATATACACTTGGCAAATTGTGGACATCTCAATCGCAGTAGGGATTTCCTTGTTGACGACTGTTGTACCAGCTTGGTTAACCACTAGAACGACTCTGAACGAGAAGACCGCCCGCCTATTGCAACCTGTTACCGGGAAAAATGGCCAACATATTTTCCTAGAAAGATTCAAAGGGTTCTGGTCACGCTTGAGTTTCCAAGGCAAGATCACTTGGCGGAACATCTTCCTCTATAAAGGACGTAACTTGATGACCATTATCGGGGTTGCCGGATGTGCCATGTTGATTGTCACTGGATTCGGTCTATCTGACTCTATTTCAGGTCTACCAAATGAACAATTCAACCAAGTGAAAATGTATGACGGTAGCCTGTCACTCAATATGGATGCCGGTCAAGAAGACCGCGACCAAGTAGTGACCGATTTATCAGATAATGGTGACGTGGAGAATGTTTTACCAGTGACCCGTGACGTTCTGATGACCAATGACGAATCAATCACCCAACAAATCGTGAGTGTCATGGCCTTTGACTCAGAAAGCAACTATCAAGATTACTTCCAAATGCAGGAATTAGACACTGAAAGTCAAATGACCTTACCTGAAGATGGTGTCCTTATCACCGCTAAACTAGCTTCATTGTTAGGGGTTCAAGCAGGAGATACAGTGACCTTAGTGGATACCAATAACGATCCTTATGAATTTTCTGTAAAAGGCGTCATCACCAACTATCTAGGTCATGAAATCTACATGACAGATGCTTACTATCAAGAGGTATTCGGTGAAGAAAGTGAAAACAACACAGCCCTTGTTCAATTTGACAGTGGCTTATCCACTAGCGGCCAATCCACAATCTTTGACCAAGTCAAAGAAGAAGCTGGTGTCATTGGGACAAGTTTAAACGCTAGTCAAATCACGGACTTTGAAGAAACCCTATCAGCCCTTGATCTGGTGACCGTCGTCTTGATTATTTCTGCAGGTGGGCTGGCCTTTATCGTCCTCTACTCATTAACCAACATTAATGTGTCAGAAAGGATGCACGAATTGGCGACAGTTAAGGTGCTAGGATTCCGGTCACTTGAAGTCAGCATGTATGTTTATCGAGAAACCTTATTCTTAACCATGGTTGGGATTATCATTGGGAATTTCTTAGGATACGGTTTACTAAGCTATATCTTAAATACAGTGGCAATCGATCAAGTATTCTTCCCGATAGTGATACAATGGCAATCTTACCTATACGCAAGTCTGATTACCTTAGCCTTCTCCATTGTGGTCATGATCTTCATGCACTACAAATTGAAGAAAGTGGAAATGGTATCAGCACTAAAAGAAGAAGATTAA
- a CDS encoding 3-hydroxyacyl-CoA dehydrogenase/enoyl-CoA hydratase family protein, whose product MTITKATVLGAGVMGSQIAALLVNAGLKVQLLDVVIDENEPNKLSKSGYDRITDRKKPMLYQSQFQGNLTYGNFDDDLKEPSDADIFIEAVKEDIKIKHAIWEKIAAVAKPEAILATNTSGIPIEAIAKVFKGAERERFLGMHFFNPPRYMKLVELIPTEFTSEATVNQLKVFTEKKLGKGVVIANDVPAFIANRTGTHSMNDIMYRAERDGLSITEVDALTGKVLGRPRTGTYGLSDLVGNDVGTFVVGGLTQDPSEQPYFNQPTLIGKLVEAGALGNKVGHGFYKKEGRQRLVVDPETLTYKPVEKPNLPILAEFSSNLKNNMDIIFKSTDTAGKLLWETLASTFYYAANNIPKAAADYKDIDRAMVWGFNWKMGPFQLWDLMGFERVKKRIEKEIGPLPEWVAHRDEPFYQKGEILENITPMSEKTDENIWQTDASTLSVINGDQLLFNFHTPNNTITGDLSTELIKAVDELESGDYVGMVIYSNGPHFSPGANLNMMKEAIESDGVDELIGQTISELHKAVNSVRYASKPIVTAVRGRALGGGAELVLASPYVVAAAESYIGLVEVGVGLIPGGGGLAELTERVMNMPIQKDAKMRILGDVITRVASGDVSMSAYEARDKYYLRQSDDIVAASDSVVEIALDKLTYLAKTNYIPRTKVNFPILGTSFKAVVEGQLDAMRLGHFISDYDMELGLTVAEIMTGGDLPEGTFVNQDWLQHLEKMHFLRLANNQKTYERIAYMLETRKPLRN is encoded by the coding sequence ATGACAATTACAAAAGCGACCGTTCTCGGAGCTGGTGTCATGGGGAGTCAAATTGCCGCCTTACTCGTAAATGCGGGATTGAAAGTACAATTATTAGATGTTGTCATCGATGAAAATGAACCCAATAAACTTTCTAAGTCTGGCTATGACCGTATCACTGACCGCAAGAAACCGATGTTATATCAAAGTCAATTTCAAGGTAACTTAACTTACGGGAATTTTGATGATGACTTAAAGGAACCTTCAGATGCCGATATTTTTATTGAAGCAGTTAAAGAAGATATCAAGATTAAGCACGCAATTTGGGAAAAGATTGCTGCCGTTGCTAAACCAGAAGCCATTCTAGCGACAAATACTTCTGGTATCCCAATTGAGGCAATTGCTAAAGTTTTTAAAGGGGCTGAACGTGAACGATTCTTAGGTATGCACTTCTTTAATCCACCACGCTATATGAAATTGGTGGAATTGATTCCAACTGAATTCACTTCTGAAGCGACGGTTAATCAATTAAAAGTCTTTACTGAGAAAAAATTAGGTAAAGGGGTAGTTATAGCCAATGATGTACCAGCCTTCATCGCTAATAGAACGGGCACCCATTCTATGAATGACATTATGTACCGAGCTGAACGTGACGGCTTGTCAATCACGGAAGTAGATGCCTTAACAGGAAAAGTACTTGGGCGACCACGCACTGGGACTTATGGTTTATCCGACTTAGTAGGGAATGATGTGGGTACTTTTGTAGTTGGAGGCTTGACGCAAGATCCAAGCGAACAACCATATTTCAACCAACCTACTTTAATTGGCAAATTGGTTGAAGCAGGGGCTTTAGGTAATAAGGTTGGTCATGGTTTTTATAAGAAAGAAGGGCGTCAACGTTTAGTGGTAGATCCAGAAACATTGACTTATAAACCAGTTGAAAAACCTAACTTACCAATTTTAGCTGAGTTTTCAAGTAATTTAAAAAATAATATGGATATCATTTTTAAATCTACAGATACAGCTGGTAAGTTACTTTGGGAAACTTTAGCGAGTACCTTCTATTATGCAGCCAATAATATACCTAAAGCGGCAGCAGATTACAAAGATATCGACCGGGCAATGGTTTGGGGTTTCAATTGGAAAATGGGTCCCTTCCAACTCTGGGATTTAATGGGCTTTGAACGGGTTAAAAAACGTATTGAAAAAGAGATTGGTCCCCTACCTGAATGGGTAGCTCATCGAGATGAGCCATTCTACCAAAAAGGGGAAATACTTGAGAATATTACGCCAATGAGTGAAAAAACAGATGAAAATATTTGGCAAACAGATGCATCTACTTTAAGTGTTATAAATGGAGATCAGTTATTATTTAATTTCCATACACCAAATAACACAATCACAGGGGATTTATCGACTGAATTGATTAAAGCAGTCGATGAATTAGAATCTGGTGACTATGTTGGTATGGTGATCTATTCAAATGGGCCGCATTTCAGTCCAGGAGCTAATTTGAATATGATGAAGGAAGCAATTGAATCTGACGGGGTTGATGAGTTAATTGGCCAAACGATTAGTGAATTACATAAAGCGGTTAATAGCGTTCGTTACGCATCAAAACCAATTGTAACGGCTGTCCGTGGGCGTGCACTTGGTGGAGGGGCAGAACTAGTTCTAGCTTCACCTTATGTTGTAGCAGCGGCTGAATCTTATATTGGTTTAGTTGAAGTGGGTGTTGGACTAATCCCTGGTGGCGGTGGATTAGCGGAATTAACTGAACGTGTAATGAATATGCCAATCCAAAAAGATGCGAAAATGCGTATTCTAGGCGATGTCATTACGCGCGTAGCTTCTGGTGATGTATCGATGTCAGCTTATGAAGCCAGAGATAAATACTATCTAAGACAGTCTGATGATATTGTGGCAGCTAGTGATAGCGTAGTGGAGATTGCCTTAGACAAGTTAACTTATTTAGCTAAAACGAACTATATTCCACGAACTAAAGTGAACTTTCCAATTCTAGGTACTAGCTTCAAAGCGGTTGTGGAAGGTCAATTAGATGCGATGCGACTAGGCCATTTTATCAGTGACTATGATATGGAATTAGGGTTAACCGTTGCAGAAATTATGACAGGTGGGGACTTACCTGAGGGAACATTTGTTAACCAAGATTGGTTACAACATCTAGAAAAAATGCATTTCCTTAGATTAGCGAACAACCAAAAAACATATGAACGGATTGCCTATATGTTAGAAACACGTAAACCATTACGAAACTAG
- a CDS encoding class I adenylate-forming enzyme family protein yields the protein MNLDWIKTRAITSPEKVAVIDPLKQTEFTYQELNQRAEILARHLVEDAGIKKGDRIATFAPNDIAIIDMLLAAIKIGAVFVPLNWRLKPVEIARVVEDAGIEYILYATNHLDRLSEVPDAYIKYNVDEAEYNQMMDLSNHQSFESVSIDWQDPILLIYTSGSTGRPKGVIHTHESYLNNVFNQIISWRMSEDWVTIGSTPMFHILGFIDIAIPMLVVGGQLVLERYFNYETINDWIRTYKPNVLVMIPTMYYGIIASPDFKPENLMSVDLLVAGGSPPLPAVQKVFQQMGKIIINAYGLTEAPLLTFNTSQRANERPATIGSPLLFDEMIVVDDEMHPLPQGEIGELLVKGKNVTPGYWKLPEENAKAFHDGYFRTGDLAYLNEHGEMTLVNRLKELIITGGENVLPSEVEAVLTQHPLVKSAIVLGFEHPKFGESVSAAIMVNQDVEGADKFQEVLDQFCLEKLAGYKTPKLYMEIDEIPVNSVGKPDRLELSRMMSAHAKENLTASAGS from the coding sequence ATGAATTTGGACTGGATTAAAACGCGCGCAATTACTTCCCCTGAAAAAGTGGCGGTGATTGATCCATTGAAACAAACAGAATTTACCTATCAAGAATTAAATCAACGAGCGGAAATTTTAGCTCGGCACTTGGTAGAGGATGCAGGCATCAAAAAGGGAGACCGAATTGCCACTTTTGCGCCTAACGATATTGCTATTATTGATATGTTGTTAGCTGCAATTAAGATTGGTGCAGTCTTCGTTCCACTCAACTGGCGGTTAAAACCAGTAGAAATTGCCCGAGTGGTAGAAGATGCAGGTATTGAATATATTTTATATGCAACTAACCATTTAGACCGTCTATCAGAAGTACCTGACGCTTACATCAAGTACAATGTGGACGAGGCTGAATACAATCAAATGATGGATTTAAGTAACCATCAATCTTTTGAGAGTGTGTCTATTGATTGGCAAGATCCTATTTTATTAATTTATACCTCAGGTTCAACCGGTCGACCAAAAGGGGTCATTCATACCCACGAAAGTTATCTAAATAACGTATTCAATCAAATCATTTCTTGGAGAATGAGTGAAGATTGGGTAACAATTGGCTCAACCCCAATGTTCCACATTTTAGGTTTTATTGATATTGCGATACCAATGTTAGTTGTAGGTGGTCAATTAGTGTTAGAACGCTACTTCAACTATGAAACCATTAACGATTGGATCCGTACTTACAAACCAAATGTACTAGTCATGATTCCAACCATGTACTACGGTATTATCGCTTCACCTGACTTTAAACCAGAAAACTTGATGAGCGTAGACTTATTAGTCGCAGGAGGGTCACCACCATTACCAGCTGTACAAAAAGTTTTCCAGCAAATGGGTAAAATTATCATTAACGCCTACGGATTGACCGAAGCGCCTTTATTAACGTTTAATACTAGTCAACGCGCTAATGAGCGCCCAGCTACAATTGGTTCTCCTCTTTTATTTGATGAAATGATCGTTGTAGATGACGAGATGCATCCATTACCGCAAGGTGAAATTGGTGAATTGTTAGTGAAAGGTAAGAACGTAACACCTGGTTATTGGAAGTTGCCTGAAGAAAATGCCAAAGCTTTCCACGATGGCTATTTTAGAACTGGGGATTTAGCTTACTTAAACGAACATGGTGAAATGACTTTAGTCAATCGTTTGAAAGAATTGATTATTACTGGTGGGGAAAATGTCCTACCATCTGAAGTTGAGGCCGTATTAACCCAACATCCATTGGTTAAATCAGCTATTGTACTTGGATTTGAACATCCAAAATTTGGTGAATCTGTTTCAGCAGCGATTATGGTCAATCAAGATGTTGAAGGTGCAGACAAATTCCAAGAAGTACTAGATCAATTCTGCCTGGAAAAACTTGCCGGATATAAGACGCCAAAACTTTACATGGAAATTGATGAAATCCCAGTTAACTCGGTTGGTAAACCAGACCGTCTAGAACTTAGCCGTATGATGTCAGCGCACGCTAAAGAAAATTTGACAGCAAGCGCAGGTAGTTAA
- a CDS encoding acyl-CoA dehydrogenase family protein: protein MENREAVLKELFPEDILKISSGLTDGEIEVLKQLVELLESKYRSGLNEAWVTESEPEGFFEDIGNLRYFDNPLLFEGREGKKTTSQLFQFFFAFTLSRFDVSLNTLLGVHTGLGFNTFLFGGSPEQVQKYIPKLASHQLRTCFALTEPNHGSDVAWGLETSARREGDKWIINGEKRWIGGASVADVIPVFARDEETGKPKCFIVQAGQAGLDIDVIQNKIALKIVPNANIHLKDVEVAESDRLQNINSFKDIAKVLYSTRAGVANMATGAMAGALQASLKYVTERKQFGKEISNYQLVQEKLAMMQGNLTAAMALCSQIARQQEEGDYNEVVTSVGKMMNALRLRETVAMGRGICGGNGIVVDNDIARFFADAEAVYTYEGTHEVNALVIGRALTGQAAFN, encoded by the coding sequence ATGGAAAATAGAGAAGCAGTATTAAAAGAGTTATTCCCAGAAGATATCTTAAAGATCTCAAGTGGTTTAACCGATGGAGAAATTGAAGTTTTAAAACAGTTGGTAGAACTATTAGAAAGCAAATATCGCAGTGGCTTAAATGAAGCATGGGTAACTGAATCAGAACCAGAAGGATTCTTTGAAGATATTGGTAATTTAAGATACTTTGACAATCCCCTTTTATTTGAAGGACGTGAAGGTAAAAAGACAACCAGTCAATTATTCCAATTCTTTTTCGCTTTTACCCTATCACGCTTTGATGTTTCCTTGAATACTTTATTGGGTGTTCATACGGGACTAGGTTTCAATACTTTCCTATTTGGTGGTAGTCCTGAACAAGTTCAAAAGTATATTCCAAAACTAGCCAGTCATCAACTACGCACATGTTTTGCTTTAACTGAGCCAAATCATGGTTCTGATGTGGCTTGGGGATTAGAAACAAGTGCTAGACGCGAAGGCGACAAATGGATTATCAATGGTGAAAAACGGTGGATTGGTGGTGCTTCAGTTGCTGATGTGATTCCAGTATTTGCTCGAGATGAGGAAACTGGTAAGCCAAAATGCTTTATCGTTCAAGCGGGGCAAGCTGGTTTGGATATTGATGTAATTCAAAATAAAATTGCTCTAAAAATTGTGCCAAATGCTAATATCCATTTGAAAGATGTTGAAGTAGCTGAAAGTGATCGACTACAAAATATCAATTCATTTAAAGATATTGCGAAAGTTTTATATTCAACACGTGCAGGAGTTGCCAACATGGCCACCGGTGCGATGGCTGGGGCATTACAAGCTAGCTTGAAATATGTCACTGAGCGTAAGCAATTTGGTAAAGAAATTTCTAATTATCAATTAGTACAAGAAAAATTAGCCATGATGCAAGGAAATTTAACTGCTGCAATGGCTCTATGTTCACAAATTGCACGTCAACAAGAGGAAGGTGACTACAACGAGGTAGTAACTTCAGTCGGTAAAATGATGAATGCATTAAGACTTCGGGAAACAGTGGCGATGGGACGCGGAATCTGTGGAGGTAACGGGATTGTAGTAGACAATGATATTGCTCGATTCTTTGCAGATGCAGAAGCCGTCTACACCTATGAAGGAACGCACGAAGTAAATGCTTTAGTCATTGGTCGTGCCTTAACCGGACAAGCAGCATTTAATTAG